GTTGATCTAACTACTAGTACTGACATCGGTGGCGCAAAAGACCTTACAATCAAAGGTTCTGCTAAATCAAATATCGAAGTAGATAGCAGTATGAATAGTGTAACTACTGGCACTGCTTCAGACTACATCAATATCTCTGGTGCTAGTAACGCTGTAACAGTAAATGGTGGTGCTGGTATCGATACAGTAGAAATCGGTGATAACAGCGCAAAAGCTACACTTGTTAGCATAGAGAAAATCGCTGGTACTGGTAACCTAAGCGTAGCTCAACTAAACGGTAAAACTTACACTCTAGGCCATAAAGATGATGCTATTGATAAACATGCAGTTATCACTATAGATAAAGTAGGCTCAAGCGGTCTTAACCTATCTAACCTAAAACTTACTGACGGCACTACCACTCCAAATAGTTTTAATCTTAATGGTGTAAAAGGTGGTACTATCAAACTAATCAAAACTGATAGCCTAGGCAACAAAACAGCTGATGCTATCGCTATAACAGCAGATGCTAAAAAAGTAGATATCACAAATTTTGAGCAAGGTGATACTATTGCCTTTGCTGCACTAAGCACCATCTCAGGTAATGACACTAATAAACTAAAAGCTGCAGCAAGTGGAGGACTTACAGATGCTAAAGGTTACTCATTTGTAATGGCTACTGGCAGTATCACTAGTAATGAAGCAGTAGCAAAAGCTCTTGCAGCTGCTAACATAACAGGCACTACTTCAGCTTCTAATAAATTTGCTATATTTGTAACTAATGGTACTGATAAATCAGCTGTTTATTATGTAGATCAAAAAGATACTACAGCAGCAATTGACAAAACTGAGCTAAAACTACTAGCTACATTTGATCAAGCTGTTAAGGAGACTGATACTCTAACTAGTGGTACATTTGCTATTGTTTAATTCTTTTAAGCTTTAAGCAAGCCCTTAGGGAATTCTAAAATTCCCTAAGCACACTCTAGAATTCCATAGGGAATTCTAGATTATCTTGCCCCTAGAATTTTAGATAAAATCTAGAATTCTAGGGGCTTTTGCGTTTATATCATTCGTCATTGCGAGGAGTGAGTGAAACGAACGACGAAGCAATCTCATTCAAAATTCCGTTCAAAATTCCGTCATTGCGAAAATTCCGTCATTGCGAGGGAGCAAAGCGACCGAAGCAATCTCATCAAATCGCCGTCATTGCAAAAATTCCGTCATTGCGAGGGAGCAAAGCAACCGAAGCAATCTCTAGGAATTCTAGATTAACTTTCGCCCTTTTTGGTATCTGCCAAAGGGGCTTTTTTATATCACTAAGTAATTCTAAAATCGCAAAAATTCCTAAAAATCTGCTATAATACCAGCAAATCAAAGGCACAAAATGAGCAAAAAAGAAGAAGTTTTAAACAGCCTTAGTCTGTGGCAAAGCTATCAAGGCAAGATGCTTACTACCTTTATCGCGCTTTGTGGGTTTGCCTTTGGCGCGGCTGGTGAGGTGGTGAGTGTGCCGCTGTGGCTGACGGCAGTATCGATGATAGGAGTAGTGCTAATAGGCATTAGCGTGATTTTGCTTCACAGAAAAATCATAAAATTACAACATGAACTGGGGGAGTTATGATAAATATCATTATAGCAACTTGTGCGATGGCCTGCTTGTGTGCGGTACTTTTTTATATCATAAGCACAGATAAGGCAAAAACTGCTTAATTGCATATTTTTTGCTGTGTTTAATGTGGGGAATTCTAGAATTCATAGAGACTTTTTGCGTTTATAGGAATTCTAGAATTCCCTAAAAAACGCCCCGCACCCCTAACCAGCGGATGCGAAGCAAAGAGCGGATGCGAAGCAAAAAAGAATAAAAAATCTGCTATAATATCCGCAAAAATACAAAGGCAAATGATGACCTACACACTCACACTACAAAGCGATGATAAAAGCCTGCTTAGAAGCTTTAAGGCGCTAGCAAGGGAGTTTGGCGCCAAGCTAGAGATAAAAGAGCAAAAGTGCATAAAGGCGCTTGATGATGCTATAGC
The nucleotide sequence above comes from Campylobacter magnus. Encoded proteins:
- a CDS encoding DUF4214 domain-containing protein, which encodes MALTNQQVQQVFLAITGRPAEGSAVTWGANSLSVAALANAVVDIRKGADFTNSKEAFVENLYSQLLGRPSDAEGKEFWLNALNNGASYGDVLAQFVNAVLVQPSSRDLYTLQNKLSIAEKISAQVNTFQGGAAAEQSLKDIMTNVDANTTAETADSLISDFKAQNVDITNVTVKPGAEEATKGSDEHATVFNASITLGGDAISIEGSSSFADTLNLSVKGVKDEQTELNNIGTVNGIKTLNITTGSNVKTVDLTTSTDIGGAKDLTIKGSAKSNIEVDSSMNSVTTGTASDYINISGASNAVTVNGGAGIDTVEIGDNSAKATLVSIEKIAGTGNLSVAQLNGKTYTLGHKDDAIDKHAVITIDKVGSSGLNLSNLKLTDGTTTPNSFNLNGVKGGTIKLIKTDSLGNKTADAIAITADAKKVDITNFEQGDTIAFAALSTISGNDTNKLKAAASGGLTDAKGYSFVMATGSITSNEAVAKALAAANITGTTSASNKFAIFVTNGTDKSAVYYVDQKDTTAAIDKTELKLLATFDQAVKETDTLTSGTFAIV